TTAGGCTGTAAATTTGCTTTTTTAATATTATCCAAAGAAAACTCCCAAACTTTCCCTTCTACTTCCATCTGAACCAAATCTCCTTTTATTCCTAAAATAATACCTGTAAAATTTTTTCTCCCAGAAATAGGTGTTTTTAAAATAATTTTAGCTTTCTCTCCTTTAAATCTTTCGTAATCTTCTTTTTTAACCAAAGGTCTTTCTATCCCCGGAGAAGAAACTTCTAACACATAGGAATGATGAATAAGATCTTCTTTATCTAATATTTTGCTTATCATTTCGCTTATTTTTGCACAATCTCCTACAGTAACTCCTCCTGGTTTATCTATAAAAATTCTTAAAACCCAACCTCCTCTTTCCCTTCTCCATTCTAAATCCACTAACTCTATATTTTTTCTTAAAATAGGAATTTCTATAATCTCTCTAATTTTATCTTTAATTTCTTTTTCCATAATCTTAAAATTAAAAATTATTTTTTAAAATTATATCACAAATATACCAAAAATTATCAATTTTAAAAGTGAAGTTTTAGATTTTGATTTCTCTTTTACTTAGTATATAGAGAAATAGCTACAGGATTTAAATCAGCTTAAAGATCTTTTAAAAATTACAACTTAAAGATAAAATTAGGTTTTCTTTAAGCTTTTCAATTTCTTCTTGATATTCCTTTGCTGGTCTTTCTATACCACAGGTAAGACACCTTACCTTAGCATTAGCTCAAGTTCCTTCTATAACTGCCTTACCTCCGCAGTATTTACAAATAAGGTGTCCTTTATTATCTTTGTTTTCAAAAAAATCAAACGAACTCATTTTTTAACTCCCTCTAATTAAAGTATTTTATAGGTTAACTATTTTTATTTTCTCGTCAAGAGACAATAAATACAAAAGGGAACTATTATGAAAGATATTGAAAGGAAAAACTATTGTGCTACTTTTAGGATATTCATAAAATTATAAATATAAAGATGAAATCTTCAAAAAGTATACTTATTTCAGCTGGACTTATTGGGAATGTAATTGAGTGGTATGATTTTATTGTCTATGGATACTTTGCACAAGTTTTTGCTAAACTCTTTTTTCCAACCCATGATCCTGTAGTATCTCTTATTTTAAGCTTTTTAACTTTTGCAGTTGGTTTTTTAGCTCGTCCTCTTGGTGCTCTTTTAATTGGCTATTTAGCAGATAAAAAGGGTAGAAAACCAGCCTTGGTTCTTTCTATATATCTTATGGCGGTTCCTTCGATCCTTATTATGCTTCTTCCTACTTATCAAAGTATAGGAATTGCTGCTCCTTTCATTCTTGGAATTCTAAGAATTTTCCAGGGTCTTTCTGCTGGTGGAGAATATACTACTTCAGTTACTTTTTTACTTGAGCATAGCAACCCTGAGCGCAGAGCCTTTTATGCAAGTATTAACCTTTCAGGAGCTATTCTTGGTATTCTTATTGGTTCTTTTGTAGCTACTCTTTTTCATCGAATTTTTTCTATGGAAGAGATTCTATCTTATGCTTGGCGATTGGTTTATCTTCCTTCTATTATTTTAATTTTCTTAGGAGTTATTATATTAAAAAGAACCTATGAAACCCCTTCTTTTGTTAAAGAGATCTTGTCTCCTTCCCGGGGATTTCCTCTTTTTACCGCTATAAAACATTATAAAAAATCCTTAGTCTTAACCTTAGCTTTATCAGCAGTGCAAGGAGTTGCCTTTTTTACTCTTTTTGTCTATTTGTCTACTTATTATAATAGAATTTTAAAACTCCCAGCTGACCAATCTTTTTTAATTAACACTTTAGCCATGTTACTTCTTGATCTACTTATCCCAATTATAGCCCTTCTTTCAGACCGCTATGGAAGAAGGCCTTTTTTCTTAATTTCCCTTTCTCTTTATAGTTTTCTTTCTATAGGACTTGTTAAGCTCATGCTGTCTGCAGTTTTTATGACTGTTCTTTTAAGCCACCTTATCTTTGCCTTAATATCTTCTCTCTTTATGAGTATTCTTCCTGCTACCTTAGCAGAGTTATTCCCTGTTAAAATAAGAGGAACCTCTTTTTCAGTTCTTTATAATATATCCCTTGCTATCTTTGGTGGAACTGTACCAATGGTTTGTACCCATTTTGTAGAAAAACTTAACATTTTAACTTTTCCAGGAATTTATCTTTCAGCAATTTCAGCTTTAGCCCTTATTTTATCAATCCTTTTTCTACCTGAAACAAATCCAAGAAAATCTAAAATTAAGTAAAATTTTCTAAATTATTTTACAATTTCATAAGTCATACTTTTTATAAAACAGCTTTTTACCAATTTCTACTGTTAAAATATAAAATATGATTACTATCGCTATGAAAATGTAAAGTTGAATAGTCAAGGGTTTAAGTTCTAAAAGTTTACCAGGAGGTGTAAAAGGTAAAATAAAAACTATTATAGATATTGCAAGTGTATTTAGGAGTAGAAAAATTGAGGGATTGCTATTTAAGAAGAATTTCTTGGTACGTAAAACCAATAAAATAAATATTTGTGTCAAAAGACTCTCAAGAAACCAGGCAGAACGGAAAAGTTCTATGCTTGTCTTAAAAATGAAAAGCAAAGAAGTAAAAGTTATAAAATCAAATATTGAGCTTATTAATCCAAAAACTATCATAAATTTTTTAATAAACTCTATATCCCACTTTTTTGGACTTTTTATCCAATCTTCATCTACATTATCAGAAGGTATAGACATCACAGCAGTATCTGATAAAAGATTAGTTGTTAATACTTGTTTTGGCAACATAGGAAGAAAGGGCACGATAAAAGATGCTCCTGTCATAGAAAATACATTCCCAAAGTTAGAACTAACTTGCATAAAAAGATATTTCATAGTATTTAAAAAAGTTTTTCTACCTTCAAGGATAGAATCTATTATGGTATGTAAATCTGACTTTAAAAGAACTATATCTGCGCTTTCTTTTGCCACATCTACTGCATTTTCAACAGATATTGCCACATCTGCACTTCTCATTGCAGCGACATCGTTTATACCATCTCCCATATAACCAATTACATAACCTGCTTTTCTAAGTGCAAGAACTATTCTATCTTTTTGTAATGGAGAAAGTTCAGCAAATATAAAAGTATCTTTTACTCTTTTAATGAGAGCATCCTCAGAAAATTTATTAATTTCATCACCACTTAATACTCTACCTTTAAGCCCAAGATTTTCAGCTATATGCTGAGCTACAAATTTGTTATCTCCTGTAATTATTCTTAATTCTATCCCTAAACTTAAAAGTCTATCAATTAAATCTTTTGCATCTTCTTTTAATGGATCATGGAGAATAACGAAACCAAGAAAGATTTCCTCATTCTCATCTTTAAAATCAATTTTGTCTTTATCAACTTGTTTGTAAGCTACAGCAATTAATTTAAAACCTTGACCACTATAATATGTGTAAAGCTTTTCAATCTTTTGAATAACTTCTTTAATATTAACAACCTTTCCATCAATTTCTGCATAGCTACAAATTTCTATTACATGAGAATAAGCACCTTTTGTGATTAATAGATTTTGCATATCTTTTTTAACAAGAACTGATAATCTTTTTCTGTTAAAATCGTAGGGAAGTTCATCTAACTTTTTAAATTCCGAAATATTGACAGATTTTAAGCTTTCTTTTATTGCTTCGTCTATAGGGTTTTTATAGCCGGTTTGAAAATAAGAGTTTATACAAGAAAATAGAGCCGTCTTTTCGTCATCTTCATCATTTATATTTTTAAATGCAAACACTTTCATCTTTCCTTCTGTCAATGTTCCAGTCTTATCACAACACAGAACATTCATACTACCAAAATTTTCTATGGATGCCAATCTTTTTACTATTGCACCTTTGTGAGCCATATATCTTGCACCATAAGAAAGACCCACACTTATTACTGCAGGTAGAAGTACTGGGGTTATACCAATTCCAAGAGAAAGGGCAAATAAAAGGGAATTTATTACACCTCTATTATAGTAAGCATTGACTGCGAAAACAATTATTATAAGAATTGTAGCTATTTCAAGGAGTGTATACCCAAATCTTCTTAAACCTCTTTCAAAGTCTGTTCTTCCTTTACCAAGTCTTAGTCTATCTACAATTTTTCCATATTCAGTATCCTTGCCAGTTTTTATAACTTCCATAACTCCAAATCCACTTATTACATGGGTTCCCATAAAAAGATTGCTTCCTTCAAATTTTTCAACAGGATATGCCTCCCCAGTCATTAAAGATTCATTTACAAATAAATCTTTAACTTTAAGTATTACACCATCAGCAGGTATCATATCTCCTGCTCGCAAGATAACTATATCTCCTGGAACTACATATTCAATTGGTATTTCCATTTCTTTACCATCTCTTATCACTGCTACATAAGTTTTAACCATAGAAAGAAGCTTTTCTATAGTTTTATAAGCACCTCTTTCCTGCCAAAAATCTAAGAGCCCTCCAAGTAATATGATACTAATTATTATAAAAGCATCTATTTTTTCACCTAAAATAGCCGAGAGTAAAGCAGTAAAAAAAAGTAGTAAAATATAAGGACTTTTAAATTGATTTATTAATAACTTTATATCTTTAAATTTTCTATCTTCCTTTATCTTATTATAACCATACTTTTTAAGCCTTTCTTCCGCATCTTTTGTAGATAGACCTAATCTTTCAGAAAGTTCAATTTCCATAAAAAAATCTCCTTATAAACGTTTAAATAAATTTATTATAGAGAAATTTTTTGTAAAGTTTATTTTATATTAAAAATCTGAATAGAAAAAATTATAGCAAATTAAGCTAAGATTAAGCATCTTCTAAAGGAAATATTCATCAAATAATGTGTTTGATAGTCCAATAGACCTTATTAGTAGGAGATATCAAATAAAAATTTTTCTGTAGTTAAAAATTTTTATTTGGAGGAAGCATAGCTTTAACTATAAGTCCTACATCTACTCATCTTTTAAATGATGACGAAGAGGTATATACCTACTAATAGATGGTTAGTCTTTGGACCCATTTTGCTGCTATTGCTGGAGTAGGACCTTTAATTGGACCAGTTTTAGCTGCACAATTTGGATATCTACCCGGTTTTTTCTGGATTTTAATCAGAGGCGTTTTAGCAGGAGCTGTACACGACATGGTAATACTTTTAAGAATTGATTTTCTCTTAGCTCTTGTCAAAACTATGTTAAAAAGATTTATAACCTCTATTGCTTTATTTTCTAAATCCCTTTCTGAGTAAATCTTCTACTAAATTAACTACAAGTTCAGCTTCAAAAGGATTTTCAAAAGATGTAATTCCACTGGCTAAGAATGTAACTTTTCTAAATTAATTGTCAAAAGTACAAAATAAAATGTGATAAGTTACGTAGAGATGGTATAATGTATTAGTTTAAATTTTATATTTAACTTTATGAGAAAATATGGAGCGGGCGACGGGATTCGAACCCGCGACCTGAAGCTTGGGAAGCTTCCGCTCTACCCCTGAGCTACGCCCGCTTTATTATAATTATAATTAATTTTAAAATTTTAACAAGCAAAAATTTAGGAGGGTTAATTTGAAGGAAAATTACGATGTAATTATTGTTGGTGCAGGACCTGCAGGAATATTTGCTGCCTTAGAAATTATCTCAAAAAGTAATCTAAAGGTTGCTATAATTGAAAAAGGAAAAGATATTGATAAAAGAACCTGTTATATAGAAAAATTAGGGAAATGTTTAAATTGCAAAGTTTGCGATATGCTAAATGGTTGGGGAGGAGCAGGTGCTTTTAGTGATGGAAAACTCAATCTTTCTCCTGAGATTGGAGGATTTCTTTTAGATTATATTCCAAGAGAAGAACTGATTGATCTAATTAATTATGTAGACAGTATATATGTAAAAATGGGAGCCCCCCAAAAAATTTACACCTTAGATGAACTTAATATAGAAAGAATTAAAAAATTATGCTCTAAACAAGGACTTATATTTATACCTTCAAAAATAAGACATATAGGAACTGAAAAATGTAAGGAAATTTTAAAAAATTTAAAAGAAGAAATTTCAAAAAAAGCTGATATTCTTTTTGAAAAATCTGTATCTAAAATTTTAACTTCAGGAAAAAAGGTAAAAGGAGTTCAATTAAAAGATGGAACTAAAATTATGGCTAATTATGTAATTGTTGCTCCAGGAAGGGCAGGAAGTAGTTGGTTAGAAGTTGAGGCAAAAAGATTAAATCTAAATACTAAAATAAATCCTGTAGACATTGGAGTTAGGGTAGAAGTCCCAGCTTCTGTAATGGACGAGTTAACCTCTCTTTGCTATGAGCCAAAATTTCTTTATTATTCTAAAACTTTTGATGATCCTGTGAGAACTTTTTGTGTTAATCCATATGGAGAGGTTATCATAGAAAATGTAGAAGGGGTATGGACAGTAAATGGACATAGTTATAGTTATAAAAAAACAGATAATACCAATTTTGCTATTTTATGTAGCACTTACTTTACTGAACCCTTTAAAGATCCAATTTTATATGGAAAAAGTATTGCAAAACTTGCCAATCTTTTAGGAAAAGAAGTTTTGGTTCAAAGATTAGAAGATATTAGAAAAGGAAGAAGGTCAACAGAAGCAAGAATTTCTAGAAATCCAGTTAAACCCTCCCTAAAAATTGCTACTCCTGGAGATCTTAGTTTTGTTTTACCTTATAGATATTTAGTAAATATTCTTGAAATGCTCGAAGCTCTTGATAAGATCCTCCCTGGTGTTAATTCTCCCCATACTTTACTTTATGGAGTGGAGGTTAAATTTTATAGCCTTAGATTTGAATTAAGTCGCTCCCTTGAGACAAAAATTAAAAATCTTTTTATAGCTGGAGATGGAGCAGGAATCACAAGAGGTCTTATTCAAGCTTCGGTCTCAGGAGTTATAATTGCAAGAGAAATTGTAAAAAGGAGCTTAATTTTAGGTTAAAAATTAAAATTAAAATGCAAATCCTAAATTTTATGCTATAATTTTAAAAAATCGCTTCTAAAGGAGGTTTTATTTTATGAATGCAAAAATTGAAACCTCAAGATTAGAAAAAATATTGAAAAAAATTGAAGGAGTTGCAGACAAAAGAGCTTCTATGGCTGTTTTATCTATGGTCTTGATAGAATATAAACCTACGGAAAGCTATCTCCATTTGCTTTCTACTGATTTGGAAATAGGTTATAAAGGAAAAATATTTGCTGAAGTTGAAGGAGAGGAAACCTCCTTCTGTGTGCCTGCAAGAAAATTTTATGAAATAGTTAAAAACTTTCCTGAAGATGAAATTTATTTAATTAAAGACGAGAATAGATTAGTTATTAAGGATGCACAGGAAAGAATTGTATATAATTTAGCTATTACAGATAGTGAAGAATTCCCAAGTTTACCTGAATTCATAGAAGAAAATGCTATAG
The window above is part of the Thermodesulfobacterium geofontis OPF15 genome. Proteins encoded here:
- a CDS encoding ribosome maturation factor RimP produces the protein MEKEIKDKIREIIEIPILRKNIELVDLEWRRERGGWVLRIFIDKPGGVTVGDCAKISEMISKILDKEDLIHHSYVLEVSSPGIERPLVKKEDYERFKGEKAKIILKTPISGRKNFTGIILGIKGDLVQMEVEGKVWEFSLDNIKKANLQPKIKFK
- the mgtA gene encoding magnesium-translocating P-type ATPase: MEIELSERLGLSTKDAEERLKKYGYNKIKEDRKFKDIKLLINQFKSPYILLLFFTALLSAILGEKIDAFIIISIILLGGLLDFWQERGAYKTIEKLLSMVKTYVAVIRDGKEMEIPIEYVVPGDIVILRAGDMIPADGVILKVKDLFVNESLMTGEAYPVEKFEGSNLFMGTHVISGFGVMEVIKTGKDTEYGKIVDRLRLGKGRTDFERGLRRFGYTLLEIATILIIIVFAVNAYYNRGVINSLLFALSLGIGITPVLLPAVISVGLSYGARYMAHKGAIVKRLASIENFGSMNVLCCDKTGTLTEGKMKVFAFKNINDEDDEKTALFSCINSYFQTGYKNPIDEAIKESLKSVNISEFKKLDELPYDFNRKRLSVLVKKDMQNLLITKGAYSHVIEICSYAEIDGKVVNIKEVIQKIEKLYTYYSGQGFKLIAVAYKQVDKDKIDFKDENEEIFLGFVILHDPLKEDAKDLIDRLLSLGIELRIITGDNKFVAQHIAENLGLKGRVLSGDEINKFSEDALIKRVKDTFIFAELSPLQKDRIVLALRKAGYVIGYMGDGINDVAAMRSADVAISVENAVDVAKESADIVLLKSDLHTIIDSILEGRKTFLNTMKYLFMQVSSNFGNVFSMTGASFIVPFLPMLPKQVLTTNLLSDTAVMSIPSDNVDEDWIKSPKKWDIEFIKKFMIVFGLISSIFDFITFTSLLFIFKTSIELFRSAWFLESLLTQIFILLVLRTKKFFLNSNPSIFLLLNTLAISIIVFILPFTPPGKLLELKPLTIQLYIFIAIVIIFYILTVEIGKKLFYKKYDL
- a CDS encoding MFS transporter; the encoded protein is MKSSKSILISAGLIGNVIEWYDFIVYGYFAQVFAKLFFPTHDPVVSLILSFLTFAVGFLARPLGALLIGYLADKKGRKPALVLSIYLMAVPSILIMLLPTYQSIGIAAPFILGILRIFQGLSAGGEYTTSVTFLLEHSNPERRAFYASINLSGAILGILIGSFVATLFHRIFSMEEILSYAWRLVYLPSIILIFLGVIILKRTYETPSFVKEILSPSRGFPLFTAIKHYKKSLVLTLALSAVQGVAFFTLFVYLSTYYNRILKLPADQSFLINTLAMLLLDLLIPIIALLSDRYGRRPFFLISLSLYSFLSIGLVKLMLSAVFMTVLLSHLIFALISSLFMSILPATLAELFPVKIRGTSFSVLYNISLAIFGGTVPMVCTHFVEKLNILTFPGIYLSAISALALILSILFLPETNPRKSKIK
- a CDS encoding NAD(P)/FAD-dependent oxidoreductase, encoding MKENYDVIIVGAGPAGIFAALEIISKSNLKVAIIEKGKDIDKRTCYIEKLGKCLNCKVCDMLNGWGGAGAFSDGKLNLSPEIGGFLLDYIPREELIDLINYVDSIYVKMGAPQKIYTLDELNIERIKKLCSKQGLIFIPSKIRHIGTEKCKEILKNLKEEISKKADILFEKSVSKILTSGKKVKGVQLKDGTKIMANYVIVAPGRAGSSWLEVEAKRLNLNTKINPVDIGVRVEVPASVMDELTSLCYEPKFLYYSKTFDDPVRTFCVNPYGEVIIENVEGVWTVNGHSYSYKKTDNTNFAILCSTYFTEPFKDPILYGKSIAKLANLLGKEVLVQRLEDIRKGRRSTEARISRNPVKPSLKIATPGDLSFVLPYRYLVNILEMLEALDKILPGVNSPHTLLYGVEVKFYSLRFELSRSLETKIKNLFIAGDGAGITRGLIQASVSGVIIAREIVKRSLILG